From the Leptospirales bacterium genome, one window contains:
- a CDS encoding UPF0182 family protein yields MKSRITWVILLTSIALLAVALSAFSSFFVDYLWFSSQLQADAWRRTLQQRLLFYGLGALMSWAAATAGFRIAAWRRKNYILLNRGPSGDAFFHLAAALLGLAVGGPFAQPQWKLWALALAAPESGVIDPVHGLDASVYMFHLPLYAQLLQDAAFLIVTAALFGAAAYLAPLRNLAGRWNWRSAERAMFFALPQLALSGALLLAVLALAALLARFTAVISGSADNISGASYLDAHARLPAYFLAAGLCAAGAVALAICGFLRSWRPPALSLAALAVLLFGTLQLYPGFVYFTEVYSSEAIAQAPFVRRSIEFTRRGFGVWAVRLGRLPSAGRFGAGALRSQLNLEAIPLWSKQEARNAFRQQQSWRSFYDFNDVDLIRYQIDGRPREMLSAARELNRARLPEGSRSWEARRLQFTHGYGMVMAPVAAAGAEGAPQYWMRDVPPSAARPGLPGLRRPAIYFGEADNEYAVVRTALPEADYPLEEGYAETAYDGMGGIEIGAGLRKFFIALQFDFWNLLFSEYIKKDSRILLNREIRGAVQKIAPFLVQDSDPYLVAADDGRLYWILDAYTVSSRYPYAAAVDGILSAALPSSEQRLRATFRGRNYVRNSVKAVIDAYDGRVRLYIFDRNDPHIRAWSRIYPEMFLPIKEMPASLRRRLRHPRDLFMLQAAVYATHHGEDVQAFLKGEDRWQFGTEVVQGVQQAMDARYGVVELPDESTPEYVISLPLISPARQTMVAWIAARCDFRDNPQANRFGEIVVYQALRSQAPPGPLQIESLIEQNPDISREMAEWNQQGDRVLRGRLSVLPVDDSILYVEPIFVQPPKGGSAELRRVVASDGNVLAAGDSLDAALLALAAASQQDASPPESPDADLRAVAARALTALKRAQTAAGAGDWVEYGRQMTELRTFLNRMVAQ; encoded by the coding sequence ATGAAATCGAGAATTACCTGGGTCATTTTGCTGACCAGCATCGCCCTGCTGGCAGTAGCGTTGAGCGCCTTTTCCTCTTTCTTTGTTGACTACTTATGGTTTAGCTCGCAGCTACAGGCCGACGCCTGGCGGCGCACCTTGCAGCAGCGCCTGCTCTTTTACGGACTGGGCGCCTTGATGTCCTGGGCTGCCGCAACGGCGGGCTTTCGCATCGCCGCCTGGCGAAGAAAAAACTATATCTTGCTGAATCGCGGTCCTTCTGGCGACGCCTTCTTTCACCTTGCCGCAGCCTTGCTCGGTCTGGCGGTGGGAGGGCCTTTTGCCCAACCGCAGTGGAAGCTCTGGGCGCTGGCCCTTGCGGCGCCGGAGTCCGGCGTCATCGATCCGGTGCACGGTCTGGATGCATCGGTCTACATGTTTCACCTTCCGCTCTACGCTCAGCTTCTGCAAGATGCAGCCTTCCTGATTGTCACAGCCGCGCTTTTTGGCGCCGCCGCCTATCTGGCGCCGCTGCGCAATCTGGCCGGTCGTTGGAACTGGCGTTCGGCGGAACGCGCCATGTTTTTTGCTCTCCCCCAGCTGGCGCTCAGCGGCGCACTGTTGCTGGCGGTTCTTGCACTTGCCGCGCTGCTGGCGCGCTTCACGGCGGTCATTTCCGGAAGCGCGGACAATATCTCCGGCGCGTCCTACCTTGACGCTCATGCTCGACTGCCCGCCTACTTTTTAGCCGCGGGCTTGTGCGCGGCAGGCGCCGTGGCCCTGGCTATTTGCGGCTTCCTGCGCAGCTGGCGGCCGCCAGCGCTCAGCCTGGCGGCCCTCGCCGTGCTGCTTTTTGGGACGCTTCAGCTCTATCCGGGCTTCGTTTATTTCACGGAGGTCTATTCCAGCGAGGCGATTGCCCAGGCGCCCTTTGTTCGGCGCAGCATCGAATTCACCCGACGCGGCTTTGGCGTTTGGGCGGTGCGACTGGGGCGACTGCCATCGGCCGGTCGCTTTGGCGCCGGCGCGCTGCGCAGCCAGTTGAATCTAGAAGCAATCCCGCTGTGGAGCAAGCAAGAGGCGCGCAACGCCTTTCGGCAGCAACAGTCGTGGCGAAGCTTCTACGATTTCAATGATGTGGATTTGATTCGCTACCAGATCGATGGTCGTCCGCGTGAAATGCTCAGCGCGGCGCGCGAATTAAACCGCGCCCGCTTACCGGAAGGATCGCGCAGCTGGGAGGCGCGGCGGCTGCAATTCACCCACGGCTACGGCATGGTCATGGCGCCGGTAGCCGCCGCCGGCGCCGAGGGCGCCCCGCAATACTGGATGCGCGATGTGCCGCCGTCTGCGGCCCGTCCGGGTTTGCCGGGTTTGCGCCGCCCGGCGATCTACTTTGGCGAGGCGGACAACGAATACGCCGTGGTGCGCACCGCTCTACCTGAGGCCGATTACCCGCTGGAGGAAGGCTACGCCGAGACCGCCTATGATGGAATGGGCGGCATCGAGATCGGCGCAGGGCTTCGGAAATTCTTCATCGCGCTGCAATTCGATTTCTGGAATTTGCTTTTCTCGGAATATATCAAGAAAGATTCGCGCATCCTGCTGAATCGCGAAATCCGCGGCGCCGTTCAGAAGATTGCCCCCTTTCTGGTCCAGGACAGCGATCCCTATCTGGTTGCCGCCGACGACGGCCGACTGTACTGGATCCTGGACGCTTACACGGTTAGCTCTCGCTATCCCTATGCGGCTGCAGTAGATGGCATCCTGAGCGCGGCGTTGCCAAGCTCGGAGCAGCGACTGCGCGCAACCTTTCGCGGACGAAACTACGTACGCAACTCCGTCAAGGCGGTGATTGATGCCTACGATGGCCGTGTGCGCCTCTATATTTTTGACCGCAACGATCCCCACATTCGCGCCTGGTCGCGCATCTATCCGGAGATGTTCTTGCCGATCAAAGAAATGCCGGCCTCTTTGCGCCGGCGTCTGCGGCATCCGCGCGATCTATTCATGCTCCAGGCTGCCGTCTACGCCACGCATCATGGCGAGGATGTTCAGGCATTCCTGAAGGGCGAAGACCGCTGGCAATTTGGTACGGAGGTTGTGCAGGGCGTACAGCAAGCTATGGATGCGCGCTACGGGGTCGTAGAGCTGCCCGATGAATCTACGCCGGAGTATGTGATTTCACTGCCGCTGATTTCTCCCGCCCGCCAAACAATGGTGGCGTGGATAGCGGCGCGCTGTGATTTTCGCGACAATCCGCAGGCCAATCGCTTTGGCGAGATTGTCGTCTACCAGGCGCTGCGCAGCCAGGCGCCGCCTGGTCCGCTGCAAATTGAATCTTTGATCGAGCAGAATCCGGATATTTCGCGAGAGATGGCGGAGTGGAACCAACAGGGCGACCGCGTGCTGCGCGGAAGGCTCAGCGTCCTGCCAGTAGATGATAGCATTCTTTACGTGGAGCCTATCTTTGTCCAGCCGCCCAAAGGCGGCAGCGCCGAATTGCGTCGCGTTGTAGCAAGCGATGGCAATGTTCTGGCCGCTGGCGATTCGCTGGACGCAGCGCTGCTGGCGCTGGCCGCCGCCAGCCAGCAGGATGCCTCGCCGCCGGAATCGCCCGATGCCGATTTACGCGCTGTGGCCGCGCGCGCCCTTACAGCTTTGAAGCGGGCGCAAACCGCCGCCGGGGCCGGCGACTGGGTGGAGTACGGACGACAGATGACTGAGTTACGCACATTCTTGAATCGTATGGTGGCGCAGTGA
- the ispF gene encoding 2-C-methyl-D-erythritol 2,4-cyclodiphosphate synthase translates to MRVGQGVDFHRLIQDRNRPLMIGGIEIPGDLALQGHSDADVGLHALSDALLGALALGDIGDHFPDTDPAWRNMDSSAILQHCLQKMLERGYGLSNVDLTLLGEQPRIKPHRQRMRERLADLLDLPLDAVSVKATTTEKMGALGREEGLAAMAVVLLIPA, encoded by the coding sequence ATGCGCGTCGGGCAGGGCGTCGATTTTCATCGCTTGATTCAGGATCGGAATCGCCCGCTAATGATCGGCGGCATCGAAATCCCGGGCGATCTGGCGCTACAGGGTCACTCCGATGCCGATGTCGGACTGCATGCCCTGAGCGACGCACTTCTTGGCGCCCTGGCCCTTGGAGATATCGGCGATCATTTCCCGGATACCGATCCGGCCTGGCGCAATATGGATTCCTCGGCTATCTTGCAGCATTGTCTGCAGAAGATGCTGGAACGCGGCTATGGTCTGTCCAATGTCGATCTGACCTTGCTTGGCGAGCAACCCAGGATCAAGCCGCATCGGCAAAGAATGCGCGAGCGCCTGGCGGACCTGCTTGATCTACCGCTGGACGCTGTCAGCGTCAAAGCAACCACCACGGAAAAGATGGGCGCCCTGGGACGCGAAGAAGGCCTTGCAGCGATGGCCGTCGTCCTTCTGATTCCTGCTTGA